The genomic DNA GTTAGCTTTTCTCTTTTTAGCTGCAATTCTTCTACGTTTATTATCATTTCCAGAAATTAAACTACTTACTTCATCGCCACTGCTATACTCATATCTTTCGGTATTTTTAAATCTATACGCTATAGAGATTTCATGAGATGATCCAAAATCTGTTAAATCTCCAAAAGGTTTTTCAAAATTGTACTCAATAGCAATTTGTGGTGAAATATTAATACCAAGTCCGCCAGAAGCTCCATAAACTGTATTATAGCCAACTTGTGCCCAAATTCCTTTTGGAACTGTAAGCATTGCGATTCCAGAAATAATTGTTTCGTCTTTTCTGAATTCTGATTTTACTAATCCTGAAAACTTACTTTCATCAAAAAAACCGCGAGATGACAAATAACCAGTATACATTATATGTCCCTGAATGGCTTGCTCTGGATTGTTTTCTATAAGTGTAGATGAATTAAAATTATATGATACTATATTGTTTAATGATACTCCAAAATCGAAAAAACCAGTTCCATAATTAATTGCTGGATTTACGGTAAGTATAAAGTTTTCTGGAATATTTTCTAACGAAGGATCATTAAAATTAGTTACTACTTTACCATCATTTAATCCGCTTTTGTATGCACCAATATTTAAACCAAATGTAAGGTTACTGTCTCTTTCTAATCTTGCATTGTAAGCAAAATTTAATATACCTCCAAATGTTGTTAGTACACCATAATTTTGTTGAAAAACGCTTAAACCAGCACCTATGTTTTCTCCAAATCGACCTGAGTAACTAGCTAAATAGGTGAGTGGAGCATCTTCAAATTGTGTCCATTCTCTTTTATTTGATATGCTTATATATTTATTTTGTTCTCTAACAAAACTAAATGTTGGGTTTATGGTAAATCTATTAAAGGTTAGTGAGTTTCTTATGGGAATATTTAGAGCAACAACACCATCATCTACAACTTCTTCTTGAGAAATTAATAGTTGTATAGAACAAATACATAATACTAAAACGAGAAGTAGAGTTTTCATATTATTTTATAATTGTTATTGAACCTTTTTTAACTTCATTATCCTGTGTTGTTATTATATAATAAAACACTTGATTTACACTTGTTAGTTCTAAATCGTTTTCTGGCCAATTATTTAAATAGTCATTTGTTTGAAAAACTATTTTCCCACGATTGTCCATGATTAAAACTCGAGTATTTGTACCTGTTACATATTTTGTAGGTAAAGTCCAGGTATCATTTATTGTATCTCCGTTAGGACTAATTAAATTAGGGATTTTTTCTACATCAGGAAATGGATCGAAAGCTTCGTTAATTTCAAATGTAAATTCTCTAGAGCCTTCACAACCTGCAGTTTCGGTTATAATTACCGTGTAATTTCCAAAGTTTGATGCGTTAAAACTGTTTCCTGTTGCTTCTGGAATTAATGAATTATTTAAAAACCATTCGAATTGAGGATTGTTTGCTGTAGCAGTTATTATGACGTTTAGTGTTTGTTCTTCTTCAATTGTATTGGTTTCTTCTACATTAATTGAGGCTTCAAAAAGTTCGCTTATTAAATCTATTTCTCCAGAAACCGAGCATTCTCCTAAGTCTACTTGTACAGCGTATATTCCAGACTCTGTAGTTTCGTACATTTGACTTGTTGCCTCTGGTATACTTGTACCATTTTTAAACCATTGGTAACTATTACCATTTATTGTACTTAATACTGTTGGACCTTGATCTGGACAAAATGGATTGCTTAAACTAGATGAAATACCAGCATTAGTTTCTCCAGAAGTTACTTCGCTTATGGTTACTCTATTTGAAAATGAATTAGAAGTACATGAGCCATAATCTGTTTCTACAAAATATGTTCCTTCTTGATTTACAGAAAGCGTTGCTCCATTAGATACAAATACAGATGTGGTTGGACTTGTTTCTCTATACCAACTATATGTTAGAGATGGATAATTTAAAGGAGAATTGTTGTTACCTGTACCTGGGTTATCTATTGATAGTAAATAACTGCCTCCAGTACAATAGGCTCCAGTTGATACTAAATTATTTATAGTAAAAGGTGCATCTTGAAGTTTGTAGTATGCTGCAAAAGAAGCAGAACTCGAACTTGTAGCTACAGGTGCAGTACTTTTTATTCTAATTCTATAATTTTCTCCTCCTGTTGTTGTGGGTATTGAAAAATTTAAAGTTGCTGGAGATGTGGTTACACTTCCTGCAGTAGATGTATAAATTGTTGTAGCATTAGAAAAATCGCCGTTTTCATTAGATAATTCTATTAAAAATTGATTAGATGAATCTAGCCCATTTTCTGGTGAAAATACAAATGAAGTAGAGTAGTTGTTAAAATTTTCGCTCGCACATGCTTGTGAAAAACCTAAATTAGGAGCTCCAATTACTATTTGTGAGTTAGCTTTTTCTTGTGCTATAAGTATGAAAAAGCATAATAAGCAATATAGATGGTATTTTGTTTTTTTGATGTACATTTTGTTTATACTTTTCTATCCTATAGGCAATTATGTTGTTTTTTAGCGAAATATATTTTGGTTTTATTTAGTTAAGGGTAATAGATTGTTTAGTCGTCTCTTGAAGCGACAATTTGATTTATTCTTAATCTGAAATCTGGGTTTTTTTGATTGTTTGAATCAATAAAAGTTTCAGAGTCTGGTCCTTTTGAGTACACGTTGTTAAACGCTCTACTGCCATACCAATTTTCTAAATCTTCATTATTGCTTTTGTCTTTTACAAAAATGTTTCCGTTGCAATTATTAAAGTAAGTGCTAGAAAAAACTATTTTCTCTAAGTTGTTGCTGTTTATTTTTATTTTTTTATCTAGTATTACAGCAGGATTAAAGCCAGATATTACACTTCTGTCTATTTTAAATGTTGCAGTTTCTCCTATATAAATAGCTTCGTTTACTAAACCTACTTTAATGTCGTAGTCTAAATCTTTACTTATATTTAATAAAGTTAGATTCTCTGCATTAACAGTAGTTTGACATTTTGTAAGGTCTACATTTATTTTATCATCATGATTTAAAACATATAAACTTCTAGATGGACCTGAGCCAGAAACATATGGCGATTTAATTGCTAATGAGTTAATTAGGTTGCACTCTGATCCATAATTAATAACATAATCGTTTTTACTTGATTTATATGAAACAAATTTATCTAGTGTTAATGACCCGCCTAATATTTTATACGAGCTACCTTGACAATAGCTAACCATTACATTATTAAGTTTGGTTTCTCTACCAACACCGGCTAATGTTAATGCACTTAAGTAACCATGCTCTTTAGTTCTTTTTCCTGCATACTCAATTCTTACATAATTTAATACACCAGAATTACTATCTAAATTTTCACCACCATAGCTAATGTGTTTAGCATCTGTAGTTTCTAAACCATAAGCAATTTTAGAATTATTGTTTGTAAGATTAGTTTGTGCATCTCCAAGAATTATTAATCCACCCCAATCTCCAGGTTTTTTAACACTTCTATTTGATGTAAATACAATAGGATCTGTAACTTTTCCATTTGCAATAATTTTAGATCCATTAGAAATAGTTAAGGATCCTTTAGTATCAAAGTCTCCTAATATAACAGTTCCGGGTTCTATTGTTAAAGTTGTACTGTCTGTTACAAATACATCTCCTAATAATAAGTAAGTATCACTTTTATTTAATTTTGTGTCGTTTACTATATTACCTGTTAATATTTTAGTAGGTTTATTATAATCTACTTTATTAGGTCTAAATTCTGTCCAGGATTTTAACCAGTTTTCATAACCGGTAATTCCTTTTTCTTGTTGTGCAAAAAGTGAACTGCATATAATAAACAGAAGTAGGGCGAATAAATGGGTTTTTTTAGTCATGGTTAAAGTCTTTGTTATAGATTATTGGGGATAATATATAGATCAATTTTAATCAAAAATAGTATGAAATACAAATAATATCGATAAAATACAATATTTATGTTAATAGCAAAGTAATTTCTTACATTAGGTTTGTTTTTTAAGACCAATCATTACAAACAATTATTTATTTTTTTTAGTAATTTAAATTATTAGTCAACTTTAAAATCGTTATAGGTATGTAGAGATTTTAATGTTTCTTCATAAAACAATATTGCAGCAATTAAATCTTTAGAATCTGAATATGGTAATATTGATTTTTGAAACTGAATTGTACTATCAAAATATTCTACCGAAGCTTTTTCATTTGCTTCCAGCGCTTTTTTGTTTTCTTTAGTTTCTGGTATTCCTAAGCTTGACATTGTAACGTTTGGTTTAGTTGCAAAAGCAATATTTGGTAAAATATTTACAATAACCTCAATACGCTCTGTATATAAAATAAGTAAATCACCTTTAGGAATTTTTTTTAACTCATCAAGACTATGATATTTACTAATACTAACCTTACCAGTAATAAGTCTAATTTGGTTCTTTTCTTTTTGTGCATAACCGATACTCAAAATCATAAAAAAGATAACGGTAAAAAGTGTTTTTTTTGCTTTCATTGTAATGTCGTTTTCACATGTAATTACAACAAAACTATATAAATTATTGGATAAAACAACTCTATTTCCAATTTTTTTTAACTTTTTTTTATCGAACAAATGTTGTTTTTATCGGTTAAAGTGCATTTTCATTGGATTAAATGCTAATTTATAGGTTGTAAAGCGAGCTGTTGAATAATTAAGAAATTTTAAGTTAAAATTTATAAAATCTCGATTTATGGTGCTGGCAGTCAGTATACAATTGTAAAAGAAAATAGCCTTATATTTAATATTTGAGTGCGTTTTTTATGTGAATATATTATATGGTCCCCAAAAAAATCACACAATCTGTAATACTTTTATATATAAAGATGATATTAAATGTATCCTAATACTTAAAGTTATGTTAAAGTAACTGCTTTTATAAATATAACTATTGTCAGGTTTGTTTTAAAAATATAAGTTTGCCAGCCCTAATCAAAAATTTAAATGAAAAACTTAACCTTATTACTTTATTTTTTAGTAACCACTAGTTTTGCTCAAGTAGGAATAAATACTACAGCGCCAGATGAATCTTCAATTTTAGATGTAACAAGTTCTAATAAAGGAATTTTAATTCCAAGAATTAGTTTAACTTCTACAACAGATGTTACTACTATTGAAACGCCAACAGTTAGTTTACTTATATATAATACAGCATCAATTGATGATGTAACTCCTGGATATTATTTTTGGAATGGTTTAGATTGGTCGAGAATAGCTACTTCAAATAGAGAAAATAATTCGTGGAGTATTTTAGGAAATACTAATACAGATGATGCTATTAACTTTATAGGTACAAGTGATAATCAAGATTTAGTTTTTAAAAGAAACAATATTCAGGCCGGTTTTTTAAAAGAAAACAACACTGCTTTTGGAGTAAATAGCTTACCGCTTAGTAGCACAGGAACAGACAATGCTAGCTTTGGAGTTAACGCAATGTCTTCTAATAATTCAGGAAGAGAAAATACAGCCATAGGGCAAAATGCCTTAAGAGATAACCAAAATGGGACGAGTAATACTGCAGTAGGATTTAATACACTTCTTGCAAATACAGCGAGTTCAAATACAGCAATTGGATCAAGCTCCTTAGTTAATAATACTTCTGGCTCTGGAAATATAGGAGTTGGTTCTTTAACTTTAAATCAAAATACTACAGGAGGAAATAATACCGCAATAGGTATGCAGTCGCTTACAAAAAATACAACCGGAACTAATAATACTGCTAGTGGGCTTTTTGCATTGTTCGATAATACTACAGGAACACACAATACTGCAAATGGCTCAGAATCTTTAACTTTTAATACTAGTGGCGATTATAATACTGCTATTGGTACTAATGCATTATATTCTAATACATCTGGTTATAATAATACAGCAGTCGGTAGTAATGCTTTAGATAATGTTACAACGGGTCATAATAATACTGCAATTGGATATTTGGCTAAAGTCCCTTTTGGTAATGGAAGTAATCAAGTGCGTGTAGGTAATACTCTTATTGCTTATGCAGGAGTTCAAGTGGCTTGGGATGTAACTTCAGATAAACGTTGGAAAAATACCATTGAAGATTCTAATTTAGGATTAGATTTTATAAACACTTTACGTCCTGTGTCATATTTCAGAAATAATGATAAGACTAACAGAATTGAATATGGTTTTATTGCTCAAGAATTAAAACAAGCTTTACAAAGTTCTGGTGTTAAAAGTAAAAGTATCGTTTCTGAAGACAGTGAAGGTATGTTAAGTGTAAGATATAATGATTTGTTTTCTCCTATAGTTAAAGCTATACAACAGCAAAATGATGAAATTGAAACACTAAAAGCTGAAAACAAAACCTTGAAATTAAAACAGCAAGCTATTGAAAATGAACTTCTAGAAATCAAAAAACTATTATTGAATAAAAAATAACTAGCTTCAAGAATTTAATTTAAAAATTATAATAATATTAAGAAACACTTTCAATTAAAGGTCTTTAATTTGAGCTCTTATTTTTTTAATAAATAAAGAGCATATTATGACTAATAAAATGATTGGTATAGTTGGTGGTGTAGGCAGTTACGCAGGAATAGACTTAATTAAAAAGGTGTACGATTTAACCGAAGCAACTTCAGATCAAGACCATTTACCTGTGTCTATGTTATCTGTTCCTCACAAAATTATTGACAGAACAAAATATCTGTTAGGTGAAACCGAAACCAATCCTGGAATTGCAATTGCCGAAATTATTGCCTCATTAATTGCTAGTGGTTCATCAATCATTGGTATACCTTGTAATACAGCTCATGCTAAACCTATTTTAAGTTTAATTGAAAAGAGTATACCAGAATCTTGTGTTTTGGTTAATTTAATAGAAGAAGTAGGATTGCATATTTCTACAAAACATCCTGAAATTACAAAAGTTGGTGTTTTAGGTACAACAGGTACTATTTTAGCAAAAGTATATCCCGAAGTGTTATCTAAATACAATATTGAAGTTATTCAGCCATCAGAAGATATTCAAGATTTATTTGTACATCCATCAATATATGATACATCTTACGGTATAAAAGCATTTTCAAATCCCGTAAACGAAAAAGCAAAAGAAAACTTAAGTATGGCAGCAACATATTTATCAAGAAAAGGCGCCCAAGCTGTTATTTTAGGATGTACCGAAATTCCATTAGCCATCCAATACGAAAAGATTGAAGACAGTTTAATAATTGATGCTACAACAGTTTTGGCTAGTGCATTAATTAGGGAATCTAAAAAAATGGAATTAAGTAATTAAACTATTTAATATGGCTCTTTTGTTCAGAAACAGCATAAATGCCCCAATCTGCAATAGATTGCACTACAGGAATTAAAGTTTTACCAAAATCGGTTAACGAATATTCTACCTTTAAAGGTGGTTTAGAAGTGTATACCTTTCTTTTTACAATACCATCTTCTTCTAAAGTTTTTAATTGTAAACTCAATGTACGCTCTGTAACTGTTGGCATTTCTTTTCTTAATTCATTATATCGGAGTGTTTTATCAATTAAATGAAACATAATTACCGTTTTCCATTTTCCTCCAATAATTCCCATGGTTAAACTGGCACAACATGGATATTCCTTTCCTTTAAACGTATACATAATTATTTTTTAAGTATTAAATCTTTGGCTAAGATAGAATACTATACTTATTTATACAACTATACTTTTTATAGTAAATTTAACATTCAGCTGAATGTATTGATTTTGTTGGGTTTACAAACTTTTTAAGTGTAATATTTTATACTATCCTTTTTGACCGTTATTGTGAAAAATAGATACTACAATTACATTTGTACTATACTTTTTATAGTATAATTAATAATCAACTCAAAAAAACATATAATAATGAATACACCAAACATTGCACAAGAAGATATTTTAAACGCATTTAACTACAGACATGCTACTAAAGAATTTGATGCTACCAAAACATTAACTGATGAGCAAATCAATTTCATCTTAAAAACAGCGAATTTATCACCAAGTTCTTTTGGTTTTGAACCTTGGCATTTTATAGTGGTACAAGACAAAGATTTACGCGAACTTTTAAAACCTGTAGCTTGGGGAGCACCAGTAAAACTAGACACTGCAAGTCACTTTATTTTAGGTTTAGCAATGAAAGCGCCAATGGTAAAACACAATGCAGAATACATAGAACATATGATGAAAGACGTTAAGCAAATGCCAGAAGATGTTGTAGAAATGTATTCTAAATTTTACAGAGAGTTTCAAGAACGTGATTTTAACTTAGATTCAGATAAAAAATTATTCGATTGGTCATCAAAGCAAACGTATATTGCCTTAGGTAATATGATGACAGCTGCTGCTTTAACCGGAATCGATTCTTGTCCTATAGAAGGCTTTCATATTGAAGAAACTGAAGCTTTGTTAAGAGATAAGTTCGAAGTGGATACTGACAAATATGGAATTTCATTTATGGCTGCTTTTGGTTACAGAAAAGCAGATCCAGAATTCGGAAAATCAAGACGTAATTTTGAAGATATTGTAACATTTAAGTAAGCAACTCCTTCTAAAAACACAAAAAAATGAAAGCAATAGGATACAAAGAGAATTTACCAATTGAGAACGTAAAGTCTTTACAAGACATAACATTAGAAACTCCAAAAGCAACTGGAAGAGATATTCTTGTTGAAATTAAAGCGATTTCTGTAAATCCAGCAGATTACAAAGTGCGTGCAGGAATGCCAGCAGAAGGTGACAACTGGAAAGTTATTGGTTGGGATGCAACAGGTATTGTAAAAGAAGTTGGAGAAGATGTGACTCTTTTTAATGTTGGAGATGAAGTTTGGTATGCAGGAGATTTTACACGTCAAGGGAGTTATGCACAATTTCAAATTGTAGACGAGCGTATTGTTGGTAAAAAACCTTCAAGCCTATCCTATGCTGAAGCTGCTGCTTTACCGTTAACCACACTTACAGCTTACGAAATGCTGTTCGATAGGCTACAAGTTACTAAAGATGATGCTAGCAAATCCATTTTAGTTATTGGTGCTGCTGGTGGAGTTGGTTCTATCTTAGTACAATTAGCTAAAAAGCTGACAAAATTAAACATTATTGGTACTGCTTCTCGCAAAGAAACCACAGCTTGGTTAAAAGAATTGGGTGCAGATACTGTGATTAATCACAGAAATAAATTGAGCGAAGAGTTTGAAAAATACAACTTGGCTGCTCCAGAGTATGTAGTAAGTTTAAACGCTACAGAACATCATGTAGATGAAATTGTAAAACTGATTAAACCTCAAGGTAAATTCGGGTTTATTGACGATCCAAAATCGTTAAACGTCATGCCTTTTAAAGGAAAAGCAGTTTCTACACACATAGAGTTAATGTTCACACGCTCAATGTTTCAAACGGAAGATATGATAGAGCAACACCATATTTTGAACAAAGCTTCAGAATTAATTGACAACGGAACAATTAAAACTACTTTAGGTGAAAATTTCGGAACCATAAATGCTAAAAATCTTCGTAAAGCACATGCTTTCTTAGAGACAGAAAAAGCTAAAGGGAAAATTGTTTTAGAAGGATTTTAGATTTAGTAAATTTTATAAAAATGAAAAACATACTAACAGCAGCATTAACTATAATTATTTCTATAATTAGTAATACAGTTGATGCACAAGTAACAACTATAGATTCTGTAGCCACATCAAAAGTGCAACATTTTAATTTTGATGATATGGCATCGGAAACCATCGGAAAAGGCATAAAACGCAAATGGTTTCATGGTGAAAAAGGACAAATGACTATTTTTAATTTAGAAAAAGATGCGCATATTCCTTGGCATAAACATCCAAACGAACAAATTACTTACATAATGTCTGGTAAGGTTAAAATAAAAACCATTATAGATGGAAAAGAAACATTTGTAGAAGTTGGAGCAGGAGAAGTCATTGTTTTTCCTGAAAATGTACCACATGAGTTTTGGGCTTTAGAAGAAACCGTAGATTTAGATGTGCACGTTCCTGTTCGCCAGGATTGGTTGTCTAAAGAATTACCAGAGTATTTAAAGAAAACGAAAAAATAAAATTAATCAGTATTAAAACTGAAAATCAAACATCATGAAAAAAAATATTTTAATCGCATTAGCACTAATAGCAGGTATTTTTGCAACCGCGCAAACACCAACAACAGACAATATTAAGTCTATAAACGAAGTAGTAACTGTAGATACTGTAGAATGGGGCTGGTTAAATCCGTTACGAGGCGATAAAAGTCCAGCTGCAGGAAAACTTTGGGGAGACAGAACCAAAAACGAACCAGCAGGTTTTTTAGTAAAATTCAATAAAGGATTTTCTTCGCCAGCACACATTCACAACATTACGTATCGTGGTGTGGTCATTAAAGGTTTATTGCATAATGATGACGAACAAGCCGAAAAACAATGGCTACCAGCTGGATCTTATTGGCAGCAACCAGCAGGAGAAGCACATATTACTGCAGCAGATGGTGAAGAAAACATGGCTTTTTTAGACATACAGGAAGGACCATATTTAGTACAACCAACAGACGAAGCTTTTGATAATGGTGAACGACCAATTAATGTAGATAAAACCAATTTAGTATGGTTAAACGCTAATGATATAGAATGGGTTTCAGAAAAAAGTAATGTAGAAACTGCTTTTTTATGGGGAAGCCACGAAAATAATCAATTACGTGCTTCTTTAATAAAATTACCAGCTGGTTTTAAAGGAAAAATTAAAAATTTAAGTCCAAATTTTAGAGCTGTAGTTATTTCTGGAGGAATTTCACACCAGTTTTCTAAAAAAGAAGATAAAAAGGAATTAAACGCACCATCTTATTTTGGAGCAGAAGAAAATGCAACTTCCATAATTTCAGCAGAAAAAGAAACGGTTCTTTATATTAGAAGTAACGGTAATTTTGAAGTCAAGTAAAATGAAAAAGATAAGTTTACTACTAAGTTTAATCACTTCGGTTATGACAACACAAGCACAAAATACTTTAACGGAAGTAGAAACGTATGCAACCGTAGACCAAGCAGTAGGTAATATTGCTTTCACCAATGATGGCGAATTGGTTTATAGCCATCATCCATTTTTTGGACCAGAAATTAGAGTAGTAAAGTTTGACAAAAAGACAAACACAACTACACCTTTTCCAAATTTAGAATGGAACACACCACGAGACACCGACGATAATTATTTAAGTAATGTCTTAGGTATTCGTAATGATGAAAACGGCATTATTTGGATGATAGATATGGCACAGCGTAATAATGTAACGCCAAAAATTGTAGGTTGGAATACAAAAACGAATGCTTTAGAACGTATTTATTATTTACCAAAATCATCGGTTCCAAAAATTGCGCAACCTAATGATATGGTAGTCGATACCAAACATGGCTACTTTATAATTGCAGATGAAGGCATAGGAAATGGAGGAGATGGAAGTCAAGCTGCGTTTATAATTGTAGATATGAAAACGGGTAAAGCACGTCGTGTTTTAGAAGGTACACGAACAACTAAACCAGAAAACACACCAACAGTAATTAAAGGCAAACATTTAGCTGTTAACGGAAAAGATTTATTGGTTGGTAACGACGGAATTACAGCTGATAAAGATTTTGAATATATTTATTACGGTCCGTTAAACGGAACTAAAATCTACCGAATTAAAACGCTTGATTTAGTTAACGAAGCGTATACAGATGAAGATTTAGATTCTAAAATAGAAACCTATTCTAACAAACCAAATAATGGAGGAATGTCTATAGATAAAGATGGAAACATTTATTTAACTGCTTTAGAAAGCAACAGTGTTGCTGTTGTTTTGGCCAAAGATAAAAGTGTAAAAACAATGATTGCTGATGAAAATATGGTTTGGCCAGATGGTGTAAGCTATAATCATGTAGATGGTTACATGTATGTGTCAGCAGCACAGGTAAATAAAGGTGCTGTTTTTAACAATGGTAAAGATCAATCCACAAAACCATTTTACATTTTTAGATTTAAGCCTGTTGTTGACGGTGTTTCATTCAGATAATTTTAGTTGATTAATAGTTGAATCCCTAATTATTGATTAATAGCAAGAAGAAGTCACCATGTTGTGGCTTCTTCTATTTTAAATATTTAGTACCTTTAAAAAAAGATTTACATGCCAAGAACTATTATCGAAAATATCGTCATTGCGCAATACAAAGACCAAACATTTTTTGAGTTTTGTAAATACACTACTATTCGTTTTTTCGAAATTCTTTATTTTGAAAAAGGTACAGGAACCATAAAAATTAATGGTAAAACGGTAAATTACACACCAAATAGTGTGTTTGTTTTTATTCCAGATGATATTTATATCGTTAATGCAGAATCGGCTACAACTACAGTAGCTATAAAGTTTTTAAAGAGTTTTTTTAGAAAAACAAGTTCGCAAAACTCCAATCTTCCAGTAAACGATTGGTTTCGTAAAATTGAAGAAATTCTAAATAGCGAAAGTCACGAACTTCGTGAAATGCAATTTGAAACCGATGCAGACAGATCACATTTAGTATCCTTAATTAATATGGTGGCTACCGAATATTTAAACAAACAATCTTTCGATATTTTTATTATTGAAAATTCATTGTCTGTAATCCTTCATTTAATTGCCAGAAATATTCAGTTCATAAATACTTCAGATTCGGTAAAGGAAGTAAAGTCTTCAAAAATTCAACAAATCATCAATTATATTCATTCTAATATTTATAATTCCGAAGTATTATCTACCAAAAGTTTAGCTGAAGAATTTCATATGGCAGATAATTACATCAGCGAATATTTTAAAAAACATACCGATGTGTCGTTAAAAAAATACATCATTAATTATAAATTAAAATTAGTAGAAACAAGGTTGA from Lacinutrix sp. 5H-3-7-4 includes the following:
- a CDS encoding AraC family transcriptional regulator — protein: MPRTIIENIVIAQYKDQTFFEFCKYTTIRFFEILYFEKGTGTIKINGKTVNYTPNSVFVFIPDDIYIVNAESATTTVAIKFLKSFFRKTSSQNSNLPVNDWFRKIEEILNSESHELREMQFETDADRSHLVSLINMVATEYLNKQSFDIFIIENSLSVILHLIARNIQFINTSDSVKEVKSSKIQQIINYIHSNIYNSEVLSTKSLAEEFHMADNYISEYFKKHTDVSLKKYIINYKLKLVETRLKYTDLQYSEIAAELSFTDSSHLNKTFQAYKGTSLSAFKASLA
- a CDS encoding L-dopachrome tautomerase-related protein; the encoded protein is MKKISLLLSLITSVMTTQAQNTLTEVETYATVDQAVGNIAFTNDGELVYSHHPFFGPEIRVVKFDKKTNTTTPFPNLEWNTPRDTDDNYLSNVLGIRNDENGIIWMIDMAQRNNVTPKIVGWNTKTNALERIYYLPKSSVPKIAQPNDMVVDTKHGYFIIADEGIGNGGDGSQAAFIIVDMKTGKARRVLEGTRTTKPENTPTVIKGKHLAVNGKDLLVGNDGITADKDFEYIYYGPLNGTKIYRIKTLDLVNEAYTDEDLDSKIETYSNKPNNGGMSIDKDGNIYLTALESNSVAVVLAKDKSVKTMIADENMVWPDGVSYNHVDGYMYVSAAQVNKGAVFNNGKDQSTKPFYIFRFKPVVDGVSFR